The Vitis riparia cultivar Riparia Gloire de Montpellier isolate 1030 chromosome 10, EGFV_Vit.rip_1.0, whole genome shotgun sequence genome includes a region encoding these proteins:
- the LOC117924349 gene encoding probable LRR receptor-like serine/threonine-protein kinase At3g47570, translated as MNLILFFTTTFSSCSLGEKMHFFSPYVLMLFWVHCFTPMVLSINLVDEFALIALKSHITYDSQGILATNWSTKSSYCNWYGISCNAPQQRVSVINLSSMGLEGTIAPQVGNLSFLVSLDLSNNYFHDSLPKDIGKCKELQQLNLFNNKLVGGIPEAICNLSKLEELYLGNNQLIGEIPKKMNHLQNLKVLSFPMNNLTGSIPTTIFNISSLLNISLFDNSLSGSLPMDMCYANPKLRELNLSSNHLSGKIPTGLGQCLKLQVISLAYNDFTGSIPSGIGNLVELQRLSLRNNSFTGEIPSNLSHCRELRVLSLSFNQFTGGIPQAIGSLSNLEGLYLGYNKLTGGIPREIGNLSNLNILWLGSNEISGPIPAEIFNISSLQGIGFSNNSLSGSLPRDICKHLPNLQFLDLHRNNLQGLYLAQNHLSGQLPTTLSLSGELLFLSLSINKFRGSIPREIGNLSKLEVIDLHSNSLVGSIPTSFGNLKALKYLNLGMNNLTGMVPEAIFNISELQILVLAQNHLSGSLPSSIGTWLPDLEQLHIGGNEFSGIIPFSISNMSKLTKLGLSSNFFTGNVPKDLGNLRKLERLNLGGNQLTDEHVASEVGFLTSLTNCKFLKKLSIGDNPLKGTLPNSLGNLPAALEKFFASACQFRGTIPIGIGNLTNLIELDLGANDLTGSIPTTLGQLQKLQWLYIAGNRIRGSIPNDLCHLKNLGYLHLSSNKLSGSIPSCFGDLPTLRELSLDSNVLAFNIPTSFWSLRDLLVLNLSSNFLTGNLPPEVGNMKSITTLDLSKNLVSGYIPSRMGKLQSLITLSLSQNRLQGPIPVEFGDLVSLESLDLSQNNLSGTIPKSLEALIYLKYLNVSFNKLQGEIPNGGPFVNFTAKSFIFNEALCGAPHFQVMACDKNNCTQSWKTKSFILKYILLPVGSTVTLVVFIVLWIRRRDNMEIPTPIDSWLPGTHEKISHQQLLYATNDFGEDNLIGKGSQGTVYKGVLSNGLTVAIKVFNLEFQGALSSFDSECEVMQGIRHRNLVRIITCCSNLDFKALVLEYMPNGSLEKWLYSHNYFLDLIQRLNIMIDVASALEYLHHDCSSLVVHCDLKPSNVLLDDDMVAHVADFGIAKLLTETKSMQQTKTLGTIGYMAPEHGSDGIVSTKSDVYSYGILLMEVFARKKPMDEMFTGDLTLKTWVESLSNSMIQVVDANLLKREDEDLATKLSCLSSIMALALACTTDSPEERIDMKDAVVELKKSRIKLLM; from the exons CCAGGGCATTTTGGCAACAAATTGGTCTACCAAAAGCTCCTACTGCAATTGGTATGGTATTTCTTGTAATGCTCCTCAACAAAGAGTTTCTGTAATCAACCTCTCTAGCATGGGTCTTGAAGGAACTATTGCACCACAAGTGGGCAACCTCTCCTTTCTTGTTTCCCTTGATCTTAGTAATAACTACTTCCATGACTCTCTTCCCAAGGATATTG gtaagtGCAAGGAGCTTCAACAgctgaatttatttaataataaattggtTGGAGGCATTCCAGAAGCCATTTGTAATTTATCAAAACTTGAAGAGCTATATCTCGGCAATAATCAGTTGATTGGTGAAATCCCAAAGAAAATGAATCATCTTCAGAATCTGAAGGTATTGTCATTCCCAATGAACAACTTAACAGGTTCCATACCAACCACCATTTTCAACATATCTTCTTTGCTCAACATTAGTCTCTTCGATAATAGTCTCTCTGGGAGTCTTCCCATGGATATGTGCTACGCCAATCCAAAGCTCAGGGAGCTTAATCTTTCATCAAATCATTTGAGTGGAAAGATCCCCACTGGTTTAGGCCAGTGTTTAAAGCTTCAAGTAATTTCCTTAGCATATAATGATTTCACGGGAAGCATACCAAGTGGAATCGGTAACTTGGTGGAGCTTCAGAGATTGTCTCTACGGAATAACAGCTTCACAG GAGAAATCCCCTCCAATTTGTCGCATTGCAGAGAGCTCCGAGTGCTATCATTATCTTTCAATCAGTTCACTGGAGGCATTCCACAAGCCATAGGGAGTTTATCCAACCTTGAAGGATTATATCTTGGTTATAACAAATTGACAGGTGGAATTCCTAGAGAGATTGGgaatctttcaaatttaaatattttgtggTTAGGATCTAATGAAATAAGTGGCCCTATTCCTGCCGAAATTTTCAATATCTCTTCATTGCAAGGGATTGGTTTCAGTAATAATAGCCTTTCTGGGAGTCTTCCAAGGGATATTTGTAAACATCTTCCTAATCTCCAATTCCTAGATCTTCATCGGAATAATCTCCAAGGGCTCTATCTTGCTCAGAATCATCTCAGTGGTCAACTTCCTACAACTCTATCCTTATCTGGAGAGCTCCTGTTCCTGTCACTATCAATCAATAAATTCAGAGGAAGCATACCAAGAGAAATTGGCAACTTATCAAAGCTTGAAGTGATCGATCTACACAGCAATAGCCTCGTAGGCTCCATTCCAACTTCATTTGGTAATTTGAAGGCcttaaaatatcttaatttgGGGATGAACAATCTTACAGGGATGGTACCAGAAGCTATTTTTAACATCTCTGAACTACAGATCCTTGTGTTGGCGCAAAATCACCTTTCAGGTAGTCTCCCATCAAGTATTGGCACCTGGCTCCCGGATCTTGAACAGCTTCATATAGGAGGCAATGAATTCAGTGGAATAATtccattttctatttcaaatatGTCCAAACTTACCAAGCTAGGTTTATCGAGCAACTTCTTCACTGGTAATGTGCCAAAAGATCTCGGTAACCTGAGAAAGCTTGAACGTCTCAACCTTGGAGGCAATCAATTGACTGATGAACACGTAGCCTCTGAGGTTGGTTTTCTTACTTCTTTGACAAAttgcaaatttttgaaaaaattgtcgATAGGAGATAATCCTTTGAAAGGTACTCTTCCAAATTCACTAGGGAATCTTCCCGCTGCTCTTGAAAAATTTTTTGCATCAGCCTGCCAATTCAGAGGAACCATTCCCATAGGAATTGGTAATTTGACCAATTTGATAGAGCTGGACCTGGGAGCTAATGACTTGACAGGGTCAATTCCAACTACATTGGGACAGCTACAGAAGCTTCAGTGGTTGTACATTGCTGGAAATAGAATACGAGGATCCATTCCAAATGATCTTTGCCATTTGAAGAACTTGGGATACTTGCATTTGAGTTCTAACAAATTGTCTGGATCAATCCCAAGTTGTTTTGGAGATCTTCCTACGCTACGAGAACTCTCTCTTGACTCCAATGTGTTAGCTTTCAACATTCCTACGTCCTTTTGGAGCCTTAGAGATTTGTTGGTTCTTAACTTGTCTTCAAATTTCCTAACTGGCAATCTACCTCCTGAAGTTGGAAACATGAAGTCCATTACAACATTGGACCTGTCAAAGAACCTAGTTTCAGGTTACATTCCAAGCAGGATGGGAAAACTACAAAGTTTGATTACACTCTCCTTGTCCCAAAACAGACTACAAGGCCCAATACCTGTAGAATTTGGTGATTTGGTAAGCTTGGAATCATTGGATCTGTCCCAGAACAATTTATCCGGAACCATTCCCAAGTCATTGGAGGCCCTTATTTATCTCAAGTATCTAAATGTTTCTTTCAATAAACTACAAGGAGAAATTCCGAATGGAGGACCTTTCGTAAATTTCACTGCTAAATCGTTCATTTTCAATGAAGCCTTATGTGGAGCACCTCATTTTCAAGTCATGGCATGCGATAAAAACAACTGCACTCAATCATGGAAGACAAAGTCATTCATCTTGAAATATATTCTATTACCAGTCGGATCAACAGTAACTTTAGTGGTTTTCATTGTTCTGTGGATACGTAGACGAGATAACATGGAAATACCAACTCCAATTGATTCATGGCTCCCTGGAACACATGAAAAGATTTCACACCAGCAGCTTCTTTATGCAACAAACGACTTTGGTGAAGACAATTTGATTGGGAAAGGAAGCCAGGGCACGGTATATAAAGGGGTATTATCTAATGGCTTGACTGTTGCTATAAAGGTTTTCAATTTAGAATTCCAAGGAGCCTTGAGCAGTTTCGATTCAGAATGTGAAGTGATGCAAGGGATTCGCCACCGAAATCTTGTTAGGATAATTACCTGTTGCTCAAACCTCGATTTCAAAGCGTTGGTGCTCGAATATATGCCTAATGGAAGTCTTGAGAAGTGGTTGTATTCCCACAACTATTTTTTGGATCTCATCCAAAGATTAAACATTATGATAGATGTAGCATCAGCATTAGAGTACCTTCATCATGATTGTTCGAGCCTTGTGGTGCATTGCGACTTGAAGCCCAGTAATGTTTTGTTAGATGACGATATGGTTGCTCATGTGGCCGATTTTGGGATCGCAAAACTCTTGACTGAAACAAAGTCTATGCAGCAAACAAAGACCTTAGGCACAATAGGCTATATGGCACCAG AGCATGGCTCAGATGGGATAGTATCCACAAAGAGCGATGTTTATAGCTATGGGATCTTGTTGATGGAAGTATTTGCAAGGAAGAAGCCTATGGATGAAATGTTCACTGGGGATCTAACCTTGAAGACTTGGGTAGAGTCATTATCCAATTCAATGATACAGGTTGTTGATGCCAATCTATTGAAAAGAGAAGATGAAGACCTTGCCACAAAGCTAAGTTGTTTGTCCTCTATTATGGCTTTAGCTTTGGCATGTACAACCGATTCACCTGAGGAGAGGATCGACATGAAAGATGCGGTAGTTGAACTCAAGAAGAGCAGAATCAAACTGTTGATGTAA